One stretch of Oncorhynchus clarkii lewisi isolate Uvic-CL-2024 chromosome 3, UVic_Ocla_1.0, whole genome shotgun sequence DNA includes these proteins:
- the LOC139406041 gene encoding claudin-10 gives MSNMVTEILAFILTTSGWVLISSTIPTDYWKVSSLDGTVITTATFWSNLWKTCVTDSTGVSNCKDFPSMLALDGYIQACRGLMITAVCLGFFGVVFALVGMKCTKIGGSDQSKARTACIAGVNFILSGLCSLSACSLYAHRITSEFFNPMFVAQKYELGVALFIGWAGSILCILGGVILCFSIADSSTTSHTGYAYRGATSAANVSSHPRGHAQPMSQRPPPEYSSSSRVQHFDKNAYV, from the exons ATGAGTAACATGGTGACAGAGATTTTGGCCTTTATTCTCACCACGTCTGGCTGGGTCCTGATCTCCTCCACCATACCCACGGATTACTGGAAGGTGTCCTCTCTGGACGGCACGGTCATCACCACAGCTACCTTCTGGTCCAACCTGTGGAAGACCTGTGTCACTGATTCAACAGGAGTCTCCAACTGCAAGGACTTTCCCTCCATGCTGGCACTGGACG GCTACATCCAGGCCTGCCGGGGTCTGATGATCACTGCTGTATGTTTGGGCTTCTTTGGTGTTGTCTTCGCCTTGGTCGGAATGAAGTGCACCAAGATTGGGGGATCAGACCAAAGCAAAGCCAGGACAGCTTGCATCGCCGGAGTCAATTTCATACTCAGCG GTCTCTGCTCGTTGTCTGCATGCTCCCTGTATGCACACAGGATAACATCTGAGTTTTTTAACCCCATGTTTGTCGCTCAGAA GTATGAACTGGGGGTTGCCTTGTTCATTGGTTGGGCAGGATCTATTCTTTGTATTCTGGGAGGGGTGATACTCTGCTTCTCAATAGCAGATAGTTCCACTACAAG tcACACAGGCTATGCCTACAGAGGAGCTACCTCTGCCGCTAATGTTTCTTCTCACCCTAGAGGGCATGCACAGCCCATGAGCCAGAGGCCTCCACCAGAGTACAGTAGCTCTTCTAgagtacagcactttgataagAATGCCTATGTGTAA
- the LOC139406040 gene encoding claudin 10-like 2, giving the protein MRKRLIQVSGFLISTLGWLFVLCTMAMDYWRITQIGGQGGSFIIKVAWYWSNLWQDCFTDSTAVTNCRDFPVLWSVKPIVQGVRGLLMCGLTLGFFGAIFCFVGMECTYIGGGVKNKDMLLFAGSVFHFVGGVSDLAAYCLYINKVAMTTFTQSSPGILKYDLGPPIFLGLVGSFCILLGAILYAVTVYKVLFPKAKVVLAHGGPRTRTYMASRAGGRTLYTGYYRPPRQYRSYGSGITSSSKLTRISQITPEKLSDRDAFV; this is encoded by the exons ATGAGGAAAAGGCTGATCCAGGTTTCTGGTTTCCTGATCTCAACGCTGGGATGGCTTTTTGTACTTTGTACTATGGCAATGGATTACTGGAGGATCACCCAGATAGGTGGCCAGGGAGGTTCATTCATTATCAAGGTGGCCTGGTACTGGTCCAACCTGTGGCAGGACTGCTTCACAGACTCGACAGCAGTCACCAACTGCAGAGACTTCCCTGTGCTGTGGTCTGTCAAAC CTATCGTCCAGGGAGTGAGAGGCCTGCTGATGTGTGGACTAACCCTTGGGTTTTTTGGTGCAATATTTTGCTTTGTTGGCATGGAGTGCACTTATATTGGAGGAGGGGTAAAAAACAAGGATATGCTTTTGTTCGCTGGATCCGTATTTCACTTTGTCGGTG GTGTGTCAGACTTAGCTGCATACTGCTTATACATCAACAAAGTCGCAATGACAACTTTCACTCAATCTTCGCCAGGAATCCTAAA GTATGACTTAGGACCTCCCATTTTTTTAGGATTGGTTGGGTCTTTTTGCATCCTCTTAGGGGCCATTCTCTATGCTGTGACTGTGTACAAAGTCCTATTCCCTAAAGCAAA AGTGGTGCTCGCCCATGGTGGTCCTAGAACACGAACATACATGGCCTCTCGGGCCGGAGGCAGAACCCTCTACACTGGATACTACAGACCACCCAGACAGTACAGATCCTACGGCTCAGGGATAACCAGCAGCTCTAAACTCACTAGGATCTCCCAGATAACACCTGAGAAACTGTCAGACAGAGATGCTTTTGTGTAG